The sequence ACTTGAGCCCCAACTGCTGCTTGAACCCCTTCAGTTGCATTATATAGGGATTGGCCTTCCCGTTGTAAGGCGTCTTCAGGAATCTCAACAATACGCAAATGATTAACCTCTTGGCCTTGATCAAAAATGACACCCTCAGAGCTAACGCTGAAATCCAAGCTCAATGGCCCTATTGGACCTTCTTCTCCTTGAACAGTAAAGCCCTCTGCCGTTCTAAGCATACCTTCGCTATCCAACTGGAAATGCCCATTACGAGTATATCGATCTCCGTCCGGAGTCTGGACTACGAAGTATCCTAATGTCTTAAGGGCTAAGTCCGTCTTAGCATCCGTAACATCCAGCGATCCTTGAACATTGGATCTGGTTACTTGGTCGACTCCAAGACCTGTCCCCATTCCACCAAGGGCTACAGAAGTATTATCTCCCCCGATACGATAAATCTGTTTCGAGGGAAAAGAAATATTACTGGCAAGCTGTTCTTTAAAGCCGGCAGTCTTTATGTTGACAACATTATCTCCGATAACTTCGCTTTGCGTTTGCGCGGCTATCATTCCTGTAGCTGAAGTATATAATCCACGTATCATTTGTATCCCCCTTTATCCCTTAATAACCATTCTCATCAAGC comes from Desulfosporosinus meridiei DSM 13257 and encodes:
- a CDS encoding flagellar hook-basal body protein produces the protein MIRGLYTSATGMIAAQTQSEVIGDNVVNIKTAGFKEQLASNISFPSKQIYRIGGDNTSVALGGMGTGLGVDQVTRSNVQGSLDVTDAKTDLALKTLGYFVVQTPDGDRYTRNGHFQLDSEGMLRTAEGFTVQGEEGPIGPLSLDFSVSSEGVIFDQGQEVNHLRIVEIPEDALQREGQSLYNATEGVQAAVGAQVQQGAIERSNVNLSGQLVNMMSVMKAYEANQKVIQTQDELLGKAVNEVGKI